In Dehalococcoidales bacterium, a genomic segment contains:
- a CDS encoding glycine betaine ABC transporter substrate-binding protein codes for MLEGMGYSVELSTVSAGVMFEAVATGDQDFMTTAWLPYTHKSYWEARKNNLDRIGTLYEGAVLAIVVPDYVTIDSLAEMKDHAGEFGSRIVGIDPGAGIMEATKNVLMPNYGLGDWELSESSEAAMIAELERSINNQEWIAVTGWAPHWKFAAYDLKMLEDPDETLGGLEEIVIIAREGFREDYPEIVSFLENWKMTSDQLGEVMHMISVDGMAPAVAAAEWVGNNQDVVDSWLS; via the coding sequence ATTCTAGAAGGCATGGGCTATAGCGTTGAACTCAGCACTGTTTCAGCTGGTGTCATGTTTGAAGCCGTTGCTACTGGCGACCAGGATTTCATGACCACTGCTTGGCTGCCTTATACCCATAAATCTTACTGGGAAGCTCGTAAAAATAATCTGGACAGAATTGGAACTCTCTACGAAGGGGCTGTTCTGGCTATTGTTGTACCTGATTATGTGACCATAGATTCATTAGCTGAAATGAAAGATCACGCTGGTGAATTCGGCAGCCGCATAGTTGGCATAGACCCCGGAGCCGGGATCATGGAAGCTACCAAGAACGTCCTGATGCCAAATTACGGTTTGGGAGACTGGGAGCTTAGCGAATCCAGCGAAGCGGCAATGATAGCTGAGCTGGAGCGCTCTATCAATAATCAGGAATGGATAGCCGTAACAGGCTGGGCGCCTCATTGGAAGTTCGCTGCCTATGATCTAAAAATGCTTGAGGATCCAGATGAAACGCTTGGCGGACTAGAAGAAATTGTTATCATAGCTCGTGAAGGTTTCCGGGAAGATTATCCTGAAATAGTTTCATTCCTGGAAAACTGGAAGATGACTTCCGACCAGTTAGGCGAAGTAATGCACATGATTAGTGTTGATGGGATGGCTCCTGCAGTTGCTGCAGCTGAGTGGGTTGGCAACAACCAGGATGTCGTAGATTCCTGGCTATCGTAA
- a CDS encoding DUF2892 domain-containing protein, producing MKQNMGTADRSIRAILGIAALVVALFFVAGVWDIVLYIFGAIMVITAAMGVCPLYIPFNISTK from the coding sequence ATGAAACAAAACATGGGAACTGCTGATAGATCTATCCGCGCGATACTGGGTATAGCTGCACTGGTGGTTGCGCTTTTCTTCGTGGCAGGTGTGTGGGATATTGTACTTTATATCTTCGGGGCAATAATGGTAATAACCGCTGCAATGGGAGTTTGCCCGCTTTATATACCGTTTAATATTTCGACCAAGTAA
- a CDS encoding flavodoxin family protein, which yields MEVKNRILAIGASPRKNGNSDILLKQALSGVADTGTDYEAIQLRDYHYMPCTGCEKCQNSTHCIGLNDGMQLLYPRLLEARGLVLVSPSHNCNITAWMKAFIDRLYCLYQFTKDRPRQYTSSLSGQGRKMILIAVGEQPQYDIAIGLTIDAMRIPFEYLGYELIGELAVKGIFDKGAVRADFEAMEKARNLGAHLAQAIVD from the coding sequence ATGGAAGTTAAAAACCGGATACTGGCTATCGGTGCCAGCCCGCGCAAAAACGGTAATTCCGACATCCTGCTCAAACAGGCGCTATCAGGAGTAGCAGATACAGGTACCGACTACGAAGCTATTCAACTGCGAGATTATCACTATATGCCATGCACCGGATGTGAGAAGTGCCAAAACAGCACCCACTGCATTGGACTCAATGATGGTATGCAACTGTTATACCCCAGGCTTTTGGAGGCACGAGGGCTGGTGCTGGTTTCTCCCAGCCACAACTGTAATATCACCGCCTGGATGAAAGCTTTTATCGACCGGCTGTACTGCCTTTACCAATTTACCAAAGACCGCCCGCGGCAGTATACGAGCAGTCTTTCCGGGCAGGGACGAAAAATGATACTCATTGCTGTCGGAGAACAGCCGCAATACGATATAGCTATCGGCCTCACCATAGATGCCATGCGGATACCGTTCGAGTATCTGGGTTACGAGTTGATTGGAGAGCTGGCAGTAAAGGGTATTTTTGATAAAGGCGCAGTAAGGGCTGACTTTGAGGCTATGGAAAAAGCCAGAAACCTTGGAGCACATCTTGCACAGGCTATAGTTGATTAA
- a CDS encoding hydrophobe/amphiphile efflux-3 (HAE3) family transporter — translation MTKISEALAKFIERHPRWFILLALIISAAAIPGITMLETETGFAALVSDEAEISVNNARYEAVFGGEPLTVLLTGSTESILSPANLDRMAALEEYLTADSRYCCINSPLSLLEAVTGTSYAQNPDMIIYAALDQQGNLNPAIASLFPDSEHGIIQITPTGNLSDNDALLAAQNIESFLEDNPFTSVTTTVVSDAGLINSITNSIGRNIAILLGLAIVVMIIILQLFFRVHWRLLSLGMVGMSALWTFGLMGYLSVPMSMATMAVLPILIGLGIDFSIQFQNRYQEEITRCGSVGDAIIASITRMFLVVGVGMLATIAGFITLFVSKVPMIKDFGLMLAVGIIISYVLGLFLLHSIIYVADRRTEVEKLKIKSKKASGRIEHILAVLGRNAIKHTLWVSAIALVLAVVGGYFDSRLTINTDYEELMPQDEPALLELRHLREITGSGGQLRFMIEAEDITSPEVIGWMKDWGDRAIEQHAEIRSVNSLATMITQVTGGVIPPAEQIDAIIQSTPSIFTFSLISDTSSMASVSFNIKYISLEGVHTLIQDLEEMAAPPAGVAVNSVGTMALGAETIDAVIGSRMLMNLLCLVAVFIIILIAYRRLVSSILTVIPVIAVIAWSSLVMYLIDIPLNPLTAILGVLIIGIGTEFMVMINGRYNEEKSRGVAPEEAMVTAITKTGRAIMATALTTLGGFAVMIVSSFVMIRDFGIVTVIGVLLCLLISLGVVPGLVVWYDNAKNRRGKHKKPA, via the coding sequence ATGACCAAAATATCTGAAGCCTTAGCAAAATTTATCGAACGTCACCCGCGGTGGTTTATTTTACTTGCACTGATTATTAGCGCTGCTGCCATCCCTGGAATTACGATGCTGGAAACTGAAACCGGCTTTGCTGCCCTGGTCTCTGATGAGGCAGAAATTTCGGTTAATAATGCTCGTTATGAAGCTGTATTCGGCGGCGAACCTTTGACAGTACTTCTCACTGGAAGTACCGAGAGTATTCTTTCCCCTGCCAATCTTGACCGTATGGCCGCACTTGAAGAATACCTGACAGCGGACAGCCGCTATTGCTGCATAAACAGCCCACTGTCTCTACTGGAAGCAGTTACTGGAACAAGCTACGCCCAGAACCCGGATATGATTATCTACGCCGCACTCGACCAGCAGGGAAACCTGAACCCGGCTATTGCCTCACTTTTCCCGGATTCTGAGCACGGAATTATACAGATAACTCCCACCGGCAACCTGAGTGATAATGACGCACTGCTCGCTGCCCAGAATATTGAAAGCTTTCTGGAAGATAATCCATTCACCAGCGTCACGACAACGGTAGTATCAGATGCCGGCCTGATCAACTCCATCACTAACAGCATAGGACGCAATATCGCCATTCTGCTGGGACTGGCAATTGTGGTGATGATTATAATTCTGCAATTGTTCTTCAGGGTTCACTGGCGCCTGCTTTCCCTGGGAATGGTCGGCATGAGTGCTCTGTGGACATTTGGATTAATGGGGTATCTTTCCGTCCCAATGAGTATGGCAACCATGGCAGTGCTACCTATATTAATAGGGCTTGGAATAGATTTCTCTATCCAGTTCCAAAACCGCTACCAGGAAGAAATTACCCGCTGTGGAAGTGTAGGTGATGCAATTATTGCTTCTATTACCCGCATGTTCCTGGTGGTTGGAGTCGGAATGCTGGCTACAATTGCCGGTTTTATAACTCTTTTCGTCTCTAAAGTGCCCATGATTAAAGACTTTGGATTAATGCTGGCGGTTGGCATTATTATCAGCTATGTGCTTGGCTTATTTTTACTCCATAGTATTATTTACGTGGCCGACCGACGCACCGAAGTGGAAAAACTCAAGATCAAATCTAAAAAGGCAAGCGGCCGGATAGAACACATCCTGGCTGTTCTTGGAAGGAATGCCATCAAGCACACGCTATGGGTTTCCGCTATAGCGCTTGTGCTAGCGGTGGTGGGGGGTTATTTTGATAGCCGGCTTACAATCAACACTGATTATGAAGAGCTTATGCCCCAGGATGAACCGGCTTTGCTGGAGTTGAGGCACCTGAGGGAAATAACCGGCAGTGGCGGGCAGCTACGCTTTATGATCGAAGCTGAAGATATAACCAGCCCAGAGGTGATCGGGTGGATGAAAGACTGGGGAGACCGGGCGATTGAGCAACATGCCGAAATACGCTCGGTGAATAGCCTGGCAACAATGATAACCCAAGTTACAGGTGGAGTTATCCCACCAGCAGAACAAATAGATGCAATCATTCAATCAACCCCCAGTATTTTTACTTTCAGTCTGATTTCGGACACATCGTCGATGGCAAGTGTTTCTTTCAATATAAAATATATCTCTCTGGAAGGTGTACACACCCTCATCCAGGACCTGGAAGAAATGGCTGCACCTCCGGCAGGAGTCGCTGTTAATTCAGTAGGCACGATGGCACTTGGGGCAGAAACTATAGATGCGGTCATCGGTTCGCGAATGCTTATGAACCTATTATGTCTGGTGGCTGTATTCATCATAATATTAATTGCCTACCGCCGGCTGGTAAGTTCTATTTTAACGGTGATACCGGTTATTGCAGTTATTGCATGGTCTTCCCTTGTAATGTATTTAATTGATATCCCACTTAATCCCCTTACCGCTATCCTGGGAGTGCTGATCATCGGTATTGGTACTGAATTTATGGTAATGATTAATGGGCGTTACAACGAAGAAAAAAGCCGGGGCGTGGCACCGGAAGAGGCCATGGTTACCGCTATCACCAAGACAGGCCGAGCTATTATGGCTACAGCGCTTACCACACTAGGTGGTTTTGCTGTAATGATAGTATCCAGTTTTGTGATGATCCGGGATTTTGGCATTGTAACTGTTATCGGTGTTCTGCTTTGTCTTTTGATCTCTCTTGGGGTAGTTCCCGGCCTGGTGGTCTGGTATGATAATGCCAAGAACAGAAGGGGAAAGCATAAAAAACCTGCCTGA